The Chitinophaga flava genome has a segment encoding these proteins:
- a CDS encoding response regulator transcription factor has translation MKILIIEDEERVGTLIRRGLEEQGYTVTLAWDGEAGLKLALGGGFDLVITDIVLPRINGLELSRAVRAALPSIPILMLTALGTTDDKVEGFDAGADDYLVKPFDLRELLVRIRALLKRNHGVATPQPAVLRYADLEMDLQTKSVTRNGMEINLTPKEFRLLEYMLQNKERVLSRAEIAENVWETHFDTGTNFIDVYINYLRKKVDKAFEVKLIHTKPGMGFIFKAG, from the coding sequence ATGAAGATTTTAATCATAGAAGATGAAGAACGTGTTGGGACACTGATCCGGCGCGGGCTGGAAGAACAGGGCTATACCGTGACACTGGCATGGGATGGTGAAGCAGGACTTAAACTGGCATTGGGCGGTGGCTTTGATCTGGTCATCACCGATATTGTACTGCCCCGTATCAATGGCCTGGAGCTGAGTCGTGCAGTCAGAGCGGCCCTGCCATCTATTCCCATCCTCATGCTGACAGCGCTCGGCACCACCGACGATAAAGTAGAAGGTTTTGATGCCGGCGCTGATGACTACCTCGTAAAACCCTTCGACCTGCGCGAGTTGCTGGTACGTATCCGTGCCCTGCTAAAACGAAATCATGGCGTAGCAACGCCACAACCGGCCGTATTACGTTATGCAGACCTGGAAATGGATCTGCAAACCAAAAGTGTGACCCGCAACGGTATGGAGATCAATCTTACTCCCAAAGAGTTCCGCCTGCTGGAATATATGCTGCAAAACAAGGAAAGGGTACTGTCGAGAGCCGAAATAGCGGAGAATGTATGGGAAACCCATTTCGATACCGGCACCAATTTCATTGATGTTTATATCAACTATCTCCGTAAAAAAGTAGACAAGGCATTTGAGGTAAAACTGATTCATACCAAACCCGGTATGGGGTTCATTTTTAAAGCTGGTTGA
- a CDS encoding efflux RND transporter permease subunit, translated as MKQLINTAIQKRWLMVTLFVLLAAGGYYSWQQLAVEAYPDIADVTSQVVTQVPGLAAEEVEQQITIPLERALNGMPGMHVMRSRSTFGLSMITLVFNDGVDDYWARQRIKERLDDVTLPYGAKPGLDPLTSPIGEIYRYIIESDSADLRALTDLQNWVIIPRIKQVTGVADVTNFGGITTQYQVELDPKKLEQYHLPLSTVTAAINNNNSNSGGSVLQRGDLGYVVRGIGLLKSLDDIGHTVIQSPQGVPLFLQDIGQLRYGNLERKGVLGFTDHERQYSESIEGIVLLLKGQNPSVVLDGVHKAIDELNNGLLPAGVKIHPFLDRTALVNTTLNTVSHTLLEGMALVVLVLIIFLGSWRAALLVAVTIPLSLLFAFILMHFTHIPANLLSLGAIDFGIIVDGAIVMAETMLRQREDHPLEMLEEQSFMKKAQSVARPVFFATLIIITAYLPLFAFERVEKKLFTPMAFTVGYALFGSLAVALLLIPGLAYMLYRKPQKLYHNRWLEKLTSAYQRRMEKIMERPRKVFIPLAVVLVAAAGLTITVGKDFLPPLDEGSIWLQVQLPPGVSLAKAREMADSLRIRTMQHPEVTYMMTQTGRNDDGTDPFTPSHYECSIGLLPYKEWPSGKTKQDLINELAADYATMPGYTVGFSQPMIDGVMDKIAGAHSELVVKVYGKDFQETRRTAEAVMATLSHVPGAVDLAIDQEPPLPQLQIQADRAAIARYGLNIADVADLIETAIGGKAVAQVFVGDRVYDISCRYQEDARNTPEKIGNLMLTNGDGVKIPLSQVAKVQLATGESTITREMGRRHLTVRLNLRGTDLTTFLQTAQERIEKEVKYDKDKTTIAWGGQFENKNRAYSRLAVIVPVALGLMFVLLYGAFGVARQSALILSIVPLALFGGMLALNVRGMTLNVSSAVGFIALFGVAIQNGVLMVSHMNQLRKEMASLKEAVIQAARDRFRPVLMTATVAMLGLLPASMATGIGSDVQRPLATVIVYGLLCSTLITLYALPALYYLTEKKAVNETK; from the coding sequence ATGAAACAATTGATCAATACAGCTATACAGAAACGTTGGCTGATGGTAACCTTATTTGTGTTACTCGCCGCAGGAGGATATTATAGCTGGCAGCAACTGGCCGTGGAAGCCTATCCCGATATTGCTGATGTTACCTCACAGGTGGTCACACAGGTACCCGGACTGGCGGCAGAAGAAGTGGAGCAACAGATTACGATTCCGCTGGAGCGTGCGCTCAACGGCATGCCGGGCATGCATGTGATGCGTTCCCGCTCCACCTTTGGTTTGTCTATGATCACCCTCGTGTTCAATGATGGTGTAGATGATTATTGGGCAAGGCAGCGTATCAAGGAGAGACTGGATGATGTGACGCTCCCATATGGCGCCAAGCCCGGCCTCGACCCGCTTACATCGCCGATAGGAGAAATATACCGGTACATCATAGAAAGCGACAGCGCAGACCTGCGTGCACTCACCGATCTGCAAAACTGGGTGATCATCCCCAGAATCAAACAGGTAACCGGCGTAGCCGACGTGACCAATTTCGGCGGCATCACCACGCAATACCAGGTGGAGCTGGACCCGAAAAAACTGGAACAGTACCATCTTCCACTGAGTACGGTGACAGCGGCCATCAACAATAACAACAGCAATAGCGGGGGCAGCGTGCTCCAGCGCGGTGATCTGGGTTATGTGGTAAGAGGTATCGGTCTGCTGAAATCATTGGATGATATAGGCCATACCGTGATACAATCACCCCAGGGGGTGCCTTTGTTTCTGCAGGATATCGGTCAGCTTCGTTATGGTAACCTCGAAAGAAAAGGTGTACTGGGCTTCACAGACCATGAGCGTCAGTATAGTGAAAGCATTGAAGGGATTGTATTGTTGCTGAAGGGCCAGAATCCTTCCGTAGTGCTGGACGGTGTACATAAAGCCATAGATGAGCTGAATAACGGTCTGCTGCCGGCGGGTGTCAAAATACATCCTTTCCTCGACAGAACTGCGCTGGTCAATACTACACTGAATACGGTGTCGCATACACTATTAGAAGGAATGGCACTGGTAGTGCTGGTGCTGATTATTTTCCTGGGCAGCTGGCGTGCTGCTTTGCTGGTAGCGGTCACTATTCCATTGAGTTTGTTGTTTGCTTTTATCCTGATGCATTTCACGCATATCCCTGCCAATCTGCTGTCGCTGGGGGCGATAGACTTTGGTATCATCGTGGATGGTGCGATTGTGATGGCAGAAACGATGTTGCGGCAAAGGGAAGATCATCCACTGGAGATGCTGGAAGAACAAAGTTTTATGAAGAAGGCGCAATCGGTGGCCAGACCTGTATTTTTTGCTACGCTGATTATTATCACCGCTTACCTGCCGCTGTTTGCTTTTGAGCGGGTAGAGAAGAAGTTGTTTACACCGATGGCTTTTACAGTAGGTTATGCGCTTTTTGGCTCTCTGGCAGTGGCTTTGTTGCTGATTCCGGGTTTAGCGTATATGCTTTACCGTAAGCCTCAAAAACTGTATCATAATCGTTGGCTGGAGAAGCTGACAAGCGCTTATCAGCGGCGGATGGAAAAAATCATGGAGCGTCCGCGTAAAGTGTTTATACCGCTGGCGGTGGTGCTGGTGGCTGCTGCAGGGCTGACCATCACGGTAGGTAAAGACTTCCTGCCACCACTGGATGAAGGCTCTATCTGGCTACAGGTGCAGCTGCCGCCGGGCGTGTCGCTGGCTAAGGCCAGAGAGATGGCAGACAGTCTGCGTATCCGCACCATGCAGCATCCGGAGGTGACGTATATGATGACACAAACGGGTCGTAATGATGATGGCACTGATCCGTTTACACCTTCCCATTATGAATGTTCTATCGGTCTGTTGCCTTACAAGGAATGGCCTTCCGGTAAAACCAAGCAGGACCTCATCAATGAGCTGGCAGCGGATTACGCCACCATGCCGGGTTATACGGTGGGCTTCAGTCAGCCGATGATTGACGGTGTAATGGATAAAATTGCTGGTGCACATAGTGAGCTGGTGGTGAAAGTATATGGCAAGGATTTTCAGGAAACACGACGTACAGCCGAGGCCGTGATGGCCACATTGTCTCACGTACCTGGTGCGGTAGATCTGGCCATCGATCAGGAGCCGCCTTTGCCTCAGCTGCAGATACAGGCCGATAGGGCTGCCATTGCCCGCTATGGTCTCAATATCGCCGATGTGGCTGACCTGATAGAGACAGCAATCGGGGGAAAAGCCGTCGCACAGGTGTTTGTCGGTGACCGGGTGTATGATATCAGCTGCCGCTATCAGGAAGATGCCCGCAATACTCCGGAGAAGATCGGGAACCTGATGCTGACCAATGGGGATGGTGTGAAGATACCGCTGTCGCAGGTCGCCAAAGTGCAGCTGGCGACCGGTGAGAGCACTATTACCCGTGAAATGGGAAGACGACATCTCACTGTGCGGCTGAATCTGCGCGGCACAGACCTCACCACTTTTCTGCAAACCGCACAGGAACGAATAGAGAAAGAAGTAAAATATGATAAGGACAAAACCACGATTGCGTGGGGTGGTCAGTTTGAAAATAAAAACCGTGCCTACAGCCGGCTTGCGGTTATTGTGCCGGTAGCACTGGGGCTGATGTTTGTGTTGTTGTATGGAGCGTTTGGTGTAGCGCGTCAGTCGGCTCTTATCCTCTCTATTGTGCCGTTGGCACTGTTTGGAGGCATGCTGGCGCTGAATGTACGGGGCATGACGCTGAACGTATCATCCGCAGTAGGTTTTATTGCTTTGTTTGGCGTAGCTATACAAAACGGTGTGCTGATGGTATCGCATATGAACCAGCTGCGTAAAGAGATGGCTTCCCTGAAAGAGGCCGTGATACAGGCTGCCAGGGACCGTTTCAGGCCGGTGCTGATGACCGCCACCGTGGCCATGCTGGGATTATTGCCTGCATCGATGGCTACCGGCATAGGCTCTGATGTGCAGCGGCCTTTGGCTACAGTGATCGTATATGGACTGCTCTGTTCTACACTCATCACGTTGTATGCCCTGCCGGCACTGTATTACCTGACTGAGAAAAAAGCTGTTAACGAAACAAAATAA
- a CDS encoding ArsR/SmtB family transcription factor, with product MFQKKYYFCVMDVGIIEKAANAIADKHRLSIIMEIAQKGSIVCGDVCCLCSLSQPTVSHHVKILVDSGVLNSVKNGRVVELTINKEMMKQLSLFFLQLS from the coding sequence ATGTTTCAAAAAAAGTATTATTTTTGTGTCATGGATGTGGGAATTATAGAAAAAGCAGCAAATGCCATAGCCGATAAACACAGATTATCAATTATTATGGAGATTGCCCAAAAAGGCAGCATAGTATGTGGTGATGTTTGTTGTCTTTGTTCTTTGTCTCAACCTACAGTTTCGCATCACGTAAAGATTCTGGTGGATAGCGGTGTATTGAATTCTGTAAAGAATGGCCGTGTAGTGGAGCTGACCATTAATAAAGAGATGATGAAACAATTATCATTATTCTTTTTACAGTTGAGCTGA
- a CDS encoding helix-turn-helix domain-containing protein translates to MGQRNLHMPFELFEADMSEWNSRPLIYYFFEIIHIKEGHGVRVINQNRFPYKPGSIILFTPRDCRGFEAETPTRFTSVRFSDHFLEKQHSAEERHRIGEWLKQLEYVFFHHNRHQPILVKHVNDCKMITALIANMAQEFQSKCSYYETNLQHYVSLLLNIIARNVSEEVGVTDKEDKEPLIGRMISYIRQQIYHPDQLKLEVMASKFNLSLNYIGEFFKKQTGESVQQFIISYKLKLVQLRMENSGLTIGEIADELGFTDESHLSRLFKKYYGVSPAAYRRNRLTAKADVSE, encoded by the coding sequence ATGGGACAACGAAATTTACATATGCCCTTTGAATTGTTTGAGGCAGACATGAGTGAGTGGAATTCCCGCCCACTGATATATTATTTTTTCGAGATCATACATATTAAAGAAGGACATGGTGTACGGGTGATCAACCAGAACCGTTTTCCTTACAAGCCGGGTAGTATTATATTATTCACACCCCGCGACTGCCGGGGGTTTGAAGCAGAAACGCCTACGCGTTTTACTTCTGTGCGTTTTTCGGATCATTTTCTGGAGAAACAACATTCAGCGGAAGAGCGCCACCGGATTGGTGAGTGGCTGAAGCAGCTGGAGTATGTTTTCTTTCATCACAACAGGCATCAGCCTATTCTGGTAAAACATGTGAATGACTGTAAAATGATCACAGCCCTTATTGCGAATATGGCGCAGGAGTTTCAGTCGAAGTGTTCTTATTATGAAACGAATCTCCAGCATTATGTGTCTTTACTGCTGAATATTATTGCCAGGAACGTATCTGAAGAGGTGGGTGTTACAGATAAAGAGGATAAGGAGCCGCTGATAGGACGGATGATTTCCTATATCCGGCAGCAGATCTATCATCCGGATCAGCTGAAGCTGGAGGTAATGGCGTCGAAATTTAATCTGTCATTGAATTATATCGGCGAATTTTTCAAGAAGCAAACAGGGGAGAGTGTACAGCAGTTTATTATTTCCTATAAGCTGAAGCTGGTGCAGTTAAGGATGGAGAACAGCGGACTGACTATTGGAGAGATCGCTGATGAACTGGGATTTACCGATGAAAGCCACCTTAGCAGGCTGTTTAAGAAATATTACGGGGTGAGTCCGGCGGCATACCGGCGAAACCGGCTGACAGCCAAAGCGGACGTGTCAGAATAA
- a CDS encoding alkene reductase, with product MKLLEPIAAPTLTLKNRIVMAPMSRRRVTGEGIPGELMKTYYSQRASAGLIIAESTVISPGGMGISRLPGIYSKAQIEGWKKVTAAVHQQNGKIFLQLVHAGRIAHALNIPGGASPVAPSAIAAAGTISTPAGVQPLPVPTALSPEDTEEIYNIHLQAAKNALEAGFDGIEIHAAHGYLLEQFIHPASNQRSDEYGGSIENRSRLLLRITEGIIGIAGADRVGIRFSPFASLNGLSAYEEETATYLYLAAKLNKMNIRYIHLSDQSTNGHPPIPPAFISLLREQFHQWLILAGGYDTDSATAAMQRFNNDLIAFGRPFISNPDLVERIAQRLPLAPADKSTFYEGEEKGFIDYPYLTPAQKL from the coding sequence ATGAAATTACTGGAACCAATTGCCGCCCCCACCCTCACCTTAAAGAACAGAATTGTAATGGCTCCCATGAGCAGACGCAGAGTTACCGGAGAGGGTATCCCCGGAGAATTAATGAAAACTTATTATAGCCAGCGCGCCAGCGCCGGACTGATCATAGCCGAGAGTACCGTGATAAGTCCCGGCGGCATGGGTATTTCACGCCTCCCAGGCATCTACAGCAAAGCACAAATAGAAGGTTGGAAAAAAGTAACCGCTGCAGTACATCAGCAGAATGGAAAAATATTTCTGCAACTGGTACATGCCGGCAGAATCGCCCATGCACTCAACATCCCTGGCGGCGCCTCTCCTGTGGCTCCTTCTGCCATCGCTGCTGCCGGCACTATCAGCACCCCGGCCGGCGTACAGCCGTTACCGGTACCCACCGCATTATCCCCCGAGGATACCGAAGAGATATACAACATACATCTGCAGGCCGCAAAAAACGCACTGGAAGCCGGCTTCGACGGGATAGAAATACATGCTGCCCATGGATATCTGCTGGAACAATTTATTCATCCGGCCTCCAATCAGCGTAGTGATGAATACGGCGGCAGCATCGAAAACAGAAGCCGGCTCCTGCTTCGTATCACAGAAGGAATCATCGGCATTGCCGGCGCAGACCGCGTTGGTATCCGTTTTTCTCCGTTTGCTTCCCTCAATGGACTTTCTGCTTATGAAGAAGAAACCGCTACCTATCTTTATCTTGCTGCTAAACTCAACAAGATGAATATCCGTTATATTCATCTGTCGGATCAGTCTACCAACGGCCACCCGCCTATTCCTCCTGCTTTTATCTCCCTGCTGCGCGAACAGTTTCATCAATGGCTGATACTTGCCGGTGGTTATGATACCGATAGTGCAACAGCAGCCATGCAACGTTTTAACAACGATCTTATTGCATTTGGCAGACCTTTTATCTCCAATCCCGACCTGGTGGAACGTATCGCACAACGGCTACCATTGGCACCTGCAGACAAATCCACCTTCTATGAAGGAGAAGAAAAAGGATTCATTGACTACCCATATCTGACACCTGCGCAAAAATTGTAA
- a CDS encoding PorT family protein, with translation MKKICSTFLLICMVFCAAAQDISSFSLQVKAGIQLPGVYGREKDSVSMTNKTGLVAGLSAVSPISRHFVLKHDIWAAINKDQSRLDVFPISAAFRMANAELFAGPYAGMLLRADNYGNGSMQSGYATKNDIGFTIGAGYTFRKKISIDVRYVRGMITLIEDPGNKEQLKAYRQYVAVTLGYVLF, from the coding sequence ATGAAAAAAATTTGCAGCACTTTTTTACTTATCTGTATGGTGTTTTGTGCCGCAGCACAGGATATATCATCTTTCTCCCTGCAGGTAAAAGCTGGTATACAGTTGCCTGGTGTATACGGAAGAGAAAAAGACAGCGTTTCAATGACAAATAAAACCGGATTGGTAGCCGGGTTGAGCGCAGTGTCGCCGATTAGTCGTCATTTTGTATTGAAGCATGATATATGGGCAGCTATTAACAAAGACCAGTCAAGGCTGGATGTTTTTCCGATCAGTGCAGCTTTTCGTATGGCCAATGCGGAATTGTTTGCCGGGCCTTATGCCGGGATGCTGCTGAGGGCAGACAATTATGGAAATGGCAGTATGCAAAGCGGATATGCTACTAAAAATGATATTGGTTTTACTATCGGTGCCGGCTATACGTTCAGAAAAAAGATCAGTATTGATGTAAGATATGTACGGGGAATGATCACATTGATAGAAGATCCGGGGAACAAGGAGCAGCTGAAGGCTTATCGGCAGTATGTGGCTGTTACGCTGGGGTATGTTTTATTTTGA
- a CDS encoding efflux RND transporter periplasmic adaptor subunit → MKRFTAACGVVLIAASCHHPDKGKEIVTFEGRGDTVFVPAASPLSAKIHLHTITEAPYQLQLLTAGIVKAIPNNYAEIAPPFAGRVVKSYVRLGDKVHAGSPLFAISSPDFYTAQKAWFQAHQLYEQAVLAQKRQQDLHQHAVGAARDLEEANTNLAVQRQELENAAAALKVFNIDPQHQVLGEPLIVRSPIGGEVISNKLVSGQFLKAEDGAVAVVAQLSQVWIAGQVKEKDLRFIHEGDAVNMEVTALPDTAFSGKVFHVSRVINEETRAAEVLMICENPAHQLKPGMYASVNFQDAPEKVIAVPARAVMQDNNSSYVFAEVAPGTYVRRKVVTGETKGPQLIIRSGLKPQDKIIGEGAFYLSAVK, encoded by the coding sequence ATGAAAAGGTTCACTGCAGCTTGCGGCGTGGTGTTGATCGCTGCGTCCTGTCACCATCCGGACAAGGGAAAGGAAATCGTAACATTTGAAGGCAGGGGAGATACCGTCTTTGTGCCTGCCGCTTCTCCTTTATCGGCCAAAATACACCTGCATACGATAACGGAAGCCCCTTATCAGCTGCAATTGCTGACGGCTGGGATCGTAAAAGCGATTCCCAATAACTATGCGGAGATAGCCCCGCCTTTTGCCGGCAGGGTGGTGAAATCGTATGTGCGTTTGGGTGATAAGGTACATGCCGGCTCTCCTTTGTTTGCTATTTCCTCGCCCGATTTTTATACGGCACAGAAGGCCTGGTTCCAGGCGCACCAGTTATATGAACAGGCTGTACTGGCACAGAAAAGGCAGCAGGACCTGCATCAGCATGCTGTAGGCGCAGCGCGCGATCTGGAAGAAGCTAATACCAACCTGGCTGTGCAGCGGCAGGAGCTGGAGAATGCAGCTGCGGCACTGAAAGTATTTAATATAGATCCTCAACACCAGGTGCTGGGTGAACCGCTGATTGTCAGGTCTCCTATTGGTGGGGAAGTGATCAGTAATAAGTTGGTCTCCGGACAGTTCCTGAAGGCGGAAGACGGTGCAGTAGCGGTTGTGGCACAGCTGTCGCAGGTGTGGATTGCAGGCCAGGTGAAGGAGAAAGACCTTCGTTTTATCCACGAAGGTGATGCGGTGAATATGGAGGTGACGGCGTTGCCAGATACCGCTTTCAGTGGAAAGGTGTTTCATGTGAGCCGTGTTATTAATGAAGAAACAAGGGCGGCGGAAGTGCTCATGATCTGCGAGAATCCTGCCCATCAGCTGAAACCGGGCATGTATGCCAGCGTTAACTTCCAGGATGCGCCGGAGAAAGTAATAGCAGTGCCTGCACGCGCGGTGATGCAGGACAATAATTCAAGTTATGTGTTTGCTGAAGTAGCCCCTGGTACTTATGTCCGCCGGAAAGTCGTGACCGGTGAAACCAAAGGGCCGCAGCTCATTATCCGCAGTGGTCTGAAGCCGCAGGATAAAATAATAGGTGAGGGCGCCTTCTATCTCTCAGCAGTAAAATAA
- a CDS encoding TolC family protein yields the protein MKRRWLLPLLLLSGLMAVAQEKQLDFATYLSGVGQHNLGYAAEKFNMDIAAANVLMAKVFPDPEINAGLFDNGQRRMQQGYGLTTGISYTLELGGKRRARINLARSEQEVTRHLLEDYFRNLRADATVAFLTAMQQQRLYEIKMEAYRYMQQLAQADSIRFKAGLITETDARQSRIEAGMLLNEAYGVEAEMKTAFVQLHNLMGTYRGDTLVAPQGDVSRFERVYSLPELVTKAQDERADLLAALRQKDVSVKTLQLAKAARIIDLGLNLGVNNATQVTNVVAPTPSMNTVSAGISLPLKFSNRNKGDLMAANAGVKQQETVYRQTLLQVQTEVTTAYFSYLGAGHQLHQFDSGLLEEAKKVLEGRRYSYQRGETSLLEVLNAQRTYNDVQQQYYESVYSHATALVELERAAAIWDIQF from the coding sequence ATGAAGAGGAGATGGCTGCTGCCACTATTACTGCTAAGTGGTCTTATGGCTGTTGCACAGGAAAAACAGCTGGACTTTGCCACTTATCTGTCCGGTGTGGGACAGCACAACCTGGGCTATGCCGCAGAAAAATTCAATATGGACATTGCCGCTGCCAATGTGCTGATGGCCAAAGTATTTCCTGACCCGGAAATCAATGCCGGCTTATTTGATAATGGTCAGCGCAGAATGCAGCAAGGATACGGACTCACTACTGGTATCAGTTACACGCTGGAGCTGGGTGGTAAAAGGCGTGCCCGTATTAATCTGGCCAGAAGTGAGCAGGAAGTAACCCGGCATCTGCTGGAAGATTATTTCCGTAATCTGCGCGCAGATGCTACCGTAGCTTTTCTGACCGCTATGCAACAGCAACGGTTATACGAAATTAAAATGGAAGCCTATCGTTATATGCAACAGCTGGCACAGGCCGACAGTATCCGTTTTAAAGCAGGTCTTATTACAGAAACAGATGCCCGTCAGTCACGTATTGAAGCGGGTATGCTGCTGAATGAGGCTTATGGTGTGGAAGCAGAAATGAAAACGGCCTTTGTGCAGCTGCACAACCTGATGGGCACCTACCGGGGAGATACCCTGGTAGCCCCGCAGGGGGATGTGAGCCGTTTTGAACGTGTTTACTCCCTGCCGGAGCTGGTGACAAAGGCGCAGGATGAAAGGGCTGATCTGCTGGCTGCATTGCGTCAGAAGGATGTATCGGTAAAAACGCTGCAACTGGCCAAAGCGGCCCGTATCATTGATCTGGGGCTTAATCTCGGAGTCAATAATGCTACACAGGTTACTAACGTGGTGGCCCCTACGCCGTCTATGAATACCGTTTCCGCGGGCATCAGCCTGCCGCTGAAGTTTTCCAACCGCAACAAGGGAGATCTGATGGCTGCCAATGCGGGTGTAAAACAACAGGAAACGGTATACCGGCAAACATTGTTGCAGGTACAAACAGAAGTAACTACCGCCTATTTCAGCTATCTGGGTGCAGGGCATCAGCTACACCAGTTTGACAGCGGGCTGCTGGAAGAAGCCAAAAAAGTGCTGGAAGGACGGCGTTACAGTTATCAGCGGGGAGAAACTTCCCTGCTGGAGGTACTGAATGCACAACGTACCTACAACGATGTGCAGCAGCAATATTATGAAAGTGTGTATAGTCATGCTACAGCCCTGGTAGAACTGGAAAGGGCTGCAGCTATCTGGGATATTCAATTCTGA
- a CDS encoding HAMP domain-containing sensor histidine kinase, translating into MKIRNRLTLLFTGMIAALLLVFAWVVYISYSQDREEEYYKNLQQQAITKANLLLDAKISPEVLQLIYKNAAGSRSQEEVAVYDTAFHLLYHDAVDIDKVKETKQMIREITEQRQIAFHEGPLQVVGFLFNHNGTPYIVTAAAQDEYGLGQLQHLFWTLVITFLVAVVFVFLAAQFFSHQALKPVSDMVDKVEEITATNLDLRLGGAEGKDEIAELAQTFNRMLDRLEQSFDAQKQFVSNISHELRTPLTAMMAELEITASRERPAEEYRQSMRHAISDAQRLVKLSNSLLDLAKASYDPTEINFREIRLDEVLMDARGDILQVHPEYKINVVFEEDTDDDDVVSVNGNEYLLKVAFINLLENGCKFSRPPQTTVTVTWFKGHTILRFTDEGIGIAKDDLPHIFTPFYRGNNRPYADGNGIGLSLALKIIRLHKGNISVVSKPGSGTTFTVELPHI; encoded by the coding sequence ATGAAAATCCGTAACAGGCTGACCCTCTTATTCACTGGTATGATCGCAGCCCTGCTGCTGGTATTTGCGTGGGTGGTATATATTTCGTACTCCCAGGACCGTGAAGAAGAGTACTACAAAAACCTGCAACAGCAGGCCATTACCAAGGCCAACCTGCTCCTCGATGCTAAAATAAGCCCTGAAGTATTACAACTGATCTATAAGAATGCCGCCGGCTCCCGCTCCCAGGAGGAGGTGGCTGTTTATGATACAGCCTTTCACCTGTTATATCACGATGCCGTAGACATAGACAAGGTAAAGGAAACCAAACAGATGATCCGCGAGATCACTGAACAGCGGCAGATTGCCTTTCATGAAGGGCCGCTGCAGGTGGTAGGATTCCTGTTTAACCATAATGGAACACCTTATATCGTCACCGCCGCAGCCCAGGATGAATACGGCCTGGGGCAGCTGCAGCACCTCTTCTGGACGCTGGTGATCACCTTCCTGGTAGCCGTCGTGTTTGTATTCCTGGCAGCCCAGTTTTTTTCGCATCAGGCCCTGAAACCGGTATCTGATATGGTGGATAAGGTAGAAGAGATCACCGCTACCAACTTGGACCTGCGGCTGGGAGGTGCAGAAGGGAAAGATGAAATCGCAGAACTGGCACAGACCTTTAACCGGATGCTGGATCGACTGGAACAATCTTTTGATGCACAGAAACAATTTGTTTCCAATATATCCCATGAGTTGCGCACGCCGCTCACCGCTATGATGGCTGAGCTGGAGATCACCGCTTCCCGTGAACGGCCGGCAGAGGAATACCGGCAGTCCATGCGTCATGCCATCAGCGATGCACAGCGGCTGGTGAAGCTGTCGAACAGCCTGCTTGACCTGGCTAAAGCCAGCTACGACCCCACAGAAATCAATTTCCGTGAAATACGTCTCGATGAAGTGCTGATGGATGCCCGCGGCGATATCCTGCAAGTACACCCCGAATATAAGATCAATGTGGTATTTGAAGAAGATACCGATGATGATGACGTTGTGTCCGTAAATGGCAACGAATACCTGTTGAAAGTCGCTTTTATCAACCTCCTCGAAAACGGCTGCAAATTCTCCCGTCCACCTCAAACCACTGTTACCGTCACCTGGTTTAAAGGCCATACCATCCTGCGTTTTACTGATGAAGGCATTGGCATTGCCAAAGACGATCTGCCTCATATCTTCACCCCTTTTTACAGAGGCAACAACCGCCCTTATGCCGATGGCAATGGTATCGGTCTTTCGCTTGCACTTAAGATTATCCGGCTGCATAAAGGCAATATCAGCGTTGTATCCAAGCCTGGGAGTGGCACTACATTTACTGTTGAATTGCCGCATATTTAG